A region from the Mercenaria mercenaria strain notata chromosome 7, MADL_Memer_1, whole genome shotgun sequence genome encodes:
- the LOC128558477 gene encoding uncharacterized protein LOC128558477, producing the protein MAEAADKMSMRNKSSVDYKKLNETGKGSPAKTGKPITSGASISTPPAKVKNQTSAVLTSTPAKSPDKAMKTKSAAELEKLELQRKLEQLDERTARLREAKELELLRQQVKEREKVVQELEKSISHSQSQEEEKSDRKKTRVSAASFVSSSALKTSSSGDKDTKKDYLEKFEAGTCM; encoded by the exons atggCCGAGGCTGCCGATAAGATGTCTATGAGAAATAAATCATCTGTTGATTATAAGAAATTGAACGAAACAGGGAAGGGTTCTCCTGCTAAAACTGGAAAACCTATCACTTCGGGGGCCTCCATTTCTACACCTCCCGCCAAAGTTAAAAATCAGACTAGTGCAGTTCTCACGTCTACACCGGCAAAGTCCCCGGATAaagcaatgaaaacaaaatcagCTGCCGAATTAGAAAAATTGGAGTTACAGCGAAAATTGGAGCAGTTAGATGAGAGAACAGCTCGACTGAGAGAGGCGAAAGAATTAGAATTGTTACGACAACAAGTTAAAGAACGGGAAAAAGTAGTACAGGAACTTGAAAAGTCTATTTCTCACTCGCAGTCGCAGGAAGAAGAAAAATCGGATAGGAAAAAAACACGTGTTTCAGCAGCCAGCTTTGTCTCTTCGTCAGCTCTGAAGACTTCCAGTTCTGGAGATAAAGATACAAAGAAAG ATTATTTAGAAAAGTTTGAAGCTGGTACATGTATGTAA